A DNA window from Panthera tigris isolate Pti1 chromosome X, P.tigris_Pti1_mat1.1, whole genome shotgun sequence contains the following coding sequences:
- the CDK16 gene encoding cyclin-dependent kinase 16 isoform X2, with protein sequence MAVAMDRMKKIKRQLSMTLRGGRGVDKTNGAPEQIGLDESGGGGGNDLGEVPTRAAPGEPRSGRGPLSSAPEIVHEDLKMGSDGESDQASATSSDEVQSPVRVRMRNHPPRKISTEDINKRLSLPADIRLPEGYLEKLTLNSPIFDKPLSRRLRRVSLSEIGFGKLETYIKLDKLGEGTYATVYKGKSKLTDNLVALKEIRLEHEEGAPCTAIREVSLLKDLKHANIVTLHDIIHTEKSLTLVFEYLDKDLKQYLDDCGNVINMHNVKLFLFQLLRGLAYCHRQKVLHRDLKPQNLLINERGELKLADFGLARAKSIPTKTYSNEVVTLWYRPPDILLGSTDYSTQIDMWGVGCIFYEMATGRPLFPGSTVEEQLHFIFRILGTPTEETWPGILSNEEFKTYNYPKYRAEALLSHAPRLDSDGADLLTKLLQFEGRNRISAEDAMKHPFFLSLGERIHKLPDTTSIFALKEIQLQKEAGLRSSSMPDSGRPAFRVVDTEF encoded by the exons ATGGCG GTCGCCATGGATCGGATGAAGAAGATCAAGCGGCAGCTGTCGATGACACTCCGAGGGGGCCGAGGTGTGGACAAGACCAATGGTGCCCCTGAACAGATAGGCCTGGATGAGAGTGGGGGTGGTGGCGGCAATGACCTCGGAGAGGTACCCACTCGTGCCGCTCCTGGGGAACCTCGCTCTGGACGGGGCCCTCTCAGTTCTGCACCAG AAATTGTACACGAGGACTTGAAGATGGGGTCTGATGGGGAAAGTGACCAGGCTTCAGCCACGTCCTCCGATGAGGTGCAGTCGCCAGTGAGGGTGCGCATGCGCAACCATCCCCCACGCAAGATCTCCACTGAG GACATCAACAAGCGCCTATCACTACCAGCCGACATCCGGCTGCCTGAGGGCTACCTTGAGAAGCTGACCCTCAATAGCCCCATCTTCGACAAGCCCCTCAGCCGCCGCCTCCGCCGTGTCAGCCTG TCTGAGATTGGCTTTGGGAAACTGGAGACCTACATCAAGCTAGACAAGCTGGGAGAG GGTACCTATGCCACCGTCTACAAAGGCAAAAGCAAGCTCACGGACAACCTTGTGGCACTCAAGGAGATCAGACTGGAACACGAAGAAGGGGCACCCTGCACCGCCATCCGGGAAG TGTCCCTGCTCAAGGACCTCAAACATGCCAACATCGTCACGCTACATGACATTATCCACACGGAGAAGTCCCTCACCCTTGTCTTTGAGTACCTG GACAAGGACCTGAAGCAGTACCTGGATGACTGTGGGAACGTCATCAACATGCACAACGTGAAA CTGTTCCTGTTCCAGCTGCTTCGTGGCCTGGCCTACTGCCACCGGCAGAAGGTGCTACACCGAGACCTCAAGCCCCAAAACCTGCTCATCAACGAGAGAGGAGAGCTCAAGCTGGCCGACTTTG GCCTGGCCCGGGCCAAGTCAATTCCAACGAAGACCTACTCCAATGAGGTGGTGACACTGTGGTACCGGCCCCCCGACATCCTGCTTGGGTCCACGGACTACTCTACCCAGATTGACATGTG GGGTGTGGGCTGCATCTTCTATGAGATGGCCACAGGCCGGCCCCTCTTCCCAGGCTCCACGGTGGAGGAACAGCTGCATTTCATCTTCCGTATCTTAG GAACCCCAACTGAGGAGACGTGGCCAGGCATTCTGTCCAACGAAGAATTTAAGACATACAACTACCCCAAGTATCGAGCCGAGGCCCTTTTGAGCCATGCACCCCG ACTTGACAGCGACGGGGCTGACCTCCTCACTAAGCTGCTGCAG TTTGAAGGTCGCAATCGGATCTCCGCAGAGGATGCCATGAAACATCCATTCTTCCTCAGTCTGGGGGAGCGGATCCACAAACTTCCTGACA CTACTTCCATATTTGCACTAAAGGAGATCCAGCTACAAAAGGAGGCCGGCCTTCGGTCTTCGTCAATGCCTGACTCAG GCAGGCCAGCTTTCCGCGTGGTGGACACCGAGTTCTAA
- the CDK16 gene encoding cyclin-dependent kinase 16 isoform X1, producing the protein MWGWCRRNMPFYGHARGRISGPAVLGELRAPSTDGYISAAAPESACCGGLCSHSEAAPIRASTSPVGPLPSASHPGLNTQVAMDRMKKIKRQLSMTLRGGRGVDKTNGAPEQIGLDESGGGGGNDLGEVPTRAAPGEPRSGRGPLSSAPEIVHEDLKMGSDGESDQASATSSDEVQSPVRVRMRNHPPRKISTEDINKRLSLPADIRLPEGYLEKLTLNSPIFDKPLSRRLRRVSLSEIGFGKLETYIKLDKLGEGTYATVYKGKSKLTDNLVALKEIRLEHEEGAPCTAIREVSLLKDLKHANIVTLHDIIHTEKSLTLVFEYLDKDLKQYLDDCGNVINMHNVKLFLFQLLRGLAYCHRQKVLHRDLKPQNLLINERGELKLADFGLARAKSIPTKTYSNEVVTLWYRPPDILLGSTDYSTQIDMWGVGCIFYEMATGRPLFPGSTVEEQLHFIFRILGTPTEETWPGILSNEEFKTYNYPKYRAEALLSHAPRLDSDGADLLTKLLQFEGRNRISAEDAMKHPFFLSLGERIHKLPDTTSIFALKEIQLQKEAGLRSSSMPDSGRPAFRVVDTEF; encoded by the exons ATGTGGGGCTGGTGCCGGCGGAATATGCCATTCTACGGGCATGCCCGGGGCCGTATCAGTGGCCCCGCGGTCCTGGGCGAGCTCCGAGCCCCATCTACAGATGGGTACATCTCTGCCGCCGCACCTGAAAGTGCCTGCTGTGGAGGCCTCTGCTCCCACAGTGAGGCTGCCCCCATACGGGCCAGCACTTCACCAGTTGGTCCCTTACCCtcagccagccacccaggcctcAATACCCAG GTCGCCATGGATCGGATGAAGAAGATCAAGCGGCAGCTGTCGATGACACTCCGAGGGGGCCGAGGTGTGGACAAGACCAATGGTGCCCCTGAACAGATAGGCCTGGATGAGAGTGGGGGTGGTGGCGGCAATGACCTCGGAGAGGTACCCACTCGTGCCGCTCCTGGGGAACCTCGCTCTGGACGGGGCCCTCTCAGTTCTGCACCAG AAATTGTACACGAGGACTTGAAGATGGGGTCTGATGGGGAAAGTGACCAGGCTTCAGCCACGTCCTCCGATGAGGTGCAGTCGCCAGTGAGGGTGCGCATGCGCAACCATCCCCCACGCAAGATCTCCACTGAG GACATCAACAAGCGCCTATCACTACCAGCCGACATCCGGCTGCCTGAGGGCTACCTTGAGAAGCTGACCCTCAATAGCCCCATCTTCGACAAGCCCCTCAGCCGCCGCCTCCGCCGTGTCAGCCTG TCTGAGATTGGCTTTGGGAAACTGGAGACCTACATCAAGCTAGACAAGCTGGGAGAG GGTACCTATGCCACCGTCTACAAAGGCAAAAGCAAGCTCACGGACAACCTTGTGGCACTCAAGGAGATCAGACTGGAACACGAAGAAGGGGCACCCTGCACCGCCATCCGGGAAG TGTCCCTGCTCAAGGACCTCAAACATGCCAACATCGTCACGCTACATGACATTATCCACACGGAGAAGTCCCTCACCCTTGTCTTTGAGTACCTG GACAAGGACCTGAAGCAGTACCTGGATGACTGTGGGAACGTCATCAACATGCACAACGTGAAA CTGTTCCTGTTCCAGCTGCTTCGTGGCCTGGCCTACTGCCACCGGCAGAAGGTGCTACACCGAGACCTCAAGCCCCAAAACCTGCTCATCAACGAGAGAGGAGAGCTCAAGCTGGCCGACTTTG GCCTGGCCCGGGCCAAGTCAATTCCAACGAAGACCTACTCCAATGAGGTGGTGACACTGTGGTACCGGCCCCCCGACATCCTGCTTGGGTCCACGGACTACTCTACCCAGATTGACATGTG GGGTGTGGGCTGCATCTTCTATGAGATGGCCACAGGCCGGCCCCTCTTCCCAGGCTCCACGGTGGAGGAACAGCTGCATTTCATCTTCCGTATCTTAG GAACCCCAACTGAGGAGACGTGGCCAGGCATTCTGTCCAACGAAGAATTTAAGACATACAACTACCCCAAGTATCGAGCCGAGGCCCTTTTGAGCCATGCACCCCG ACTTGACAGCGACGGGGCTGACCTCCTCACTAAGCTGCTGCAG TTTGAAGGTCGCAATCGGATCTCCGCAGAGGATGCCATGAAACATCCATTCTTCCTCAGTCTGGGGGAGCGGATCCACAAACTTCCTGACA CTACTTCCATATTTGCACTAAAGGAGATCCAGCTACAAAAGGAGGCCGGCCTTCGGTCTTCGTCAATGCCTGACTCAG GCAGGCCAGCTTTCCGCGTGGTGGACACCGAGTTCTAA
- the CDK16 gene encoding cyclin-dependent kinase 16 isoform X3: protein MDRMKKIKRQLSMTLRGGRGVDKTNGAPEQIGLDESGGGGGNDLGEVPTRAAPGEPRSGRGPLSSAPEIVHEDLKMGSDGESDQASATSSDEVQSPVRVRMRNHPPRKISTEDINKRLSLPADIRLPEGYLEKLTLNSPIFDKPLSRRLRRVSLSEIGFGKLETYIKLDKLGEGTYATVYKGKSKLTDNLVALKEIRLEHEEGAPCTAIREVSLLKDLKHANIVTLHDIIHTEKSLTLVFEYLDKDLKQYLDDCGNVINMHNVKLFLFQLLRGLAYCHRQKVLHRDLKPQNLLINERGELKLADFGLARAKSIPTKTYSNEVVTLWYRPPDILLGSTDYSTQIDMWGVGCIFYEMATGRPLFPGSTVEEQLHFIFRILGTPTEETWPGILSNEEFKTYNYPKYRAEALLSHAPRLDSDGADLLTKLLQFEGRNRISAEDAMKHPFFLSLGERIHKLPDTTSIFALKEIQLQKEAGLRSSSMPDSGRPAFRVVDTEF, encoded by the exons ATGGATCGGATGAAGAAGATCAAGCGGCAGCTGTCGATGACACTCCGAGGGGGCCGAGGTGTGGACAAGACCAATGGTGCCCCTGAACAGATAGGCCTGGATGAGAGTGGGGGTGGTGGCGGCAATGACCTCGGAGAGGTACCCACTCGTGCCGCTCCTGGGGAACCTCGCTCTGGACGGGGCCCTCTCAGTTCTGCACCAG AAATTGTACACGAGGACTTGAAGATGGGGTCTGATGGGGAAAGTGACCAGGCTTCAGCCACGTCCTCCGATGAGGTGCAGTCGCCAGTGAGGGTGCGCATGCGCAACCATCCCCCACGCAAGATCTCCACTGAG GACATCAACAAGCGCCTATCACTACCAGCCGACATCCGGCTGCCTGAGGGCTACCTTGAGAAGCTGACCCTCAATAGCCCCATCTTCGACAAGCCCCTCAGCCGCCGCCTCCGCCGTGTCAGCCTG TCTGAGATTGGCTTTGGGAAACTGGAGACCTACATCAAGCTAGACAAGCTGGGAGAG GGTACCTATGCCACCGTCTACAAAGGCAAAAGCAAGCTCACGGACAACCTTGTGGCACTCAAGGAGATCAGACTGGAACACGAAGAAGGGGCACCCTGCACCGCCATCCGGGAAG TGTCCCTGCTCAAGGACCTCAAACATGCCAACATCGTCACGCTACATGACATTATCCACACGGAGAAGTCCCTCACCCTTGTCTTTGAGTACCTG GACAAGGACCTGAAGCAGTACCTGGATGACTGTGGGAACGTCATCAACATGCACAACGTGAAA CTGTTCCTGTTCCAGCTGCTTCGTGGCCTGGCCTACTGCCACCGGCAGAAGGTGCTACACCGAGACCTCAAGCCCCAAAACCTGCTCATCAACGAGAGAGGAGAGCTCAAGCTGGCCGACTTTG GCCTGGCCCGGGCCAAGTCAATTCCAACGAAGACCTACTCCAATGAGGTGGTGACACTGTGGTACCGGCCCCCCGACATCCTGCTTGGGTCCACGGACTACTCTACCCAGATTGACATGTG GGGTGTGGGCTGCATCTTCTATGAGATGGCCACAGGCCGGCCCCTCTTCCCAGGCTCCACGGTGGAGGAACAGCTGCATTTCATCTTCCGTATCTTAG GAACCCCAACTGAGGAGACGTGGCCAGGCATTCTGTCCAACGAAGAATTTAAGACATACAACTACCCCAAGTATCGAGCCGAGGCCCTTTTGAGCCATGCACCCCG ACTTGACAGCGACGGGGCTGACCTCCTCACTAAGCTGCTGCAG TTTGAAGGTCGCAATCGGATCTCCGCAGAGGATGCCATGAAACATCCATTCTTCCTCAGTCTGGGGGAGCGGATCCACAAACTTCCTGACA CTACTTCCATATTTGCACTAAAGGAGATCCAGCTACAAAAGGAGGCCGGCCTTCGGTCTTCGTCAATGCCTGACTCAG GCAGGCCAGCTTTCCGCGTGGTGGACACCGAGTTCTAA